In a single window of the Elaeis guineensis isolate ETL-2024a chromosome 4, EG11, whole genome shotgun sequence genome:
- the LOC140857118 gene encoding plastidal glycolate/glycerate translocator 1, chloroplastic-like isoform X1 (The sequence of the model RefSeq protein was modified relative to this genomic sequence to represent the inferred CDS: added 97 bases not found in genome assembly) gives MHMDDDGAKSQSLIPPRSAGAEGVRTAVGFPHVVGILHLVVSLGIILAADKLLEQAFAAAAIKFPSALFGMFCVFSVLMFLDYVASSAAMGLTGFFEPATLFIQRWLPLFYVPALVVLPLAVRDIPAASGLKICFILVSVFSPVGGWLASLSVAGYTAITVRRVMKTEMIPAEPMTKPSPFTSVELWVWTAIFISTFILAFIWPTALGTSARTCLPFLLAATVLGYMVGSWLPSNVKKVFHPIICCAFAADLAALAYGYFSRSGMDAVLADYLTKVSSNPGAGDLLMGFLGSVIISFAFSMFKQRKLVKRHAAEIFSTVIISTIFSLYSTAIVGRIIGLEPTLTISILPRCITVALALSIVSLFEGANSSLTAAVVVLTGLVGANFVQAVMDKLRLHDPIARGIATASSAHGLGTAALSAKEPEALPFCAIAYALTGIFGSLLCSIPVVRQSLLFIVK, from the exons ATGCACATGGATGACGACGGCGCGAAATCGCAGAGCCTAATTCCCCCGAGATCCGCCGGCGCCGAGGGCGTCCGCACCGCTGTCGGATTTCCCCAT GTTGTGGGGATCTTGCATTTGGTGGTGTCACTGGGGATAATTCTTGCGGCAGATAAGCTTCTTGAGCAGGCTTTTGCTGCTGCTGCGATAAAATTCCCGAGCGCTCTTTTCGGGATGTTCTGCGTGTTCTCGGTGCTCATGTTCTTGGACTACGTTGCTTCCTCTGCTGCGATGGGCTTGACGGGTTTCTTTGAGCCGGCGACTTTGTTCATCCAGAGGTGGCTTCCGCTGTTTTATGTCCCGGCGCTGGTGGTTTTGCCTCTTGCGGTGAGGGATATCCCGGCGGCTTCGGGGCTTAAGATTTGTTTCATCCTAG TTTCCGTTTTTTCTCCAGTTGGTGGCTGGCTGGCTTCACTTTCTGTTGCAGGGTACACAGCCATTACTGTAAGAAGAGTTATGAAGACAGAAATGATACCTGCAGAACCCATGACGAAACCTTCTCCATTTACCTCGGTTGAGCTTTGGGTTTGGACTGCAATTTTCATTTCAACATTTATTCTTGCATTTATATGGCCAACAGCACTTGGTACAAGTGCGAGAACATGCCTTCCATTCCTTCTTGCTGCTACAGTTTTGGGATACATGGTTGGTTCTTG GTTGCCATCTAATGTGAAGAAGGTGTTCCATCCAATTATCTGCTGTGCATTTGCTGCAGACTTGGCAGCATTGGCATATGGGTACTTCTCACGGTCTGGAATGGATGCTGTTCTAG CTGACTACCTTACCAAAGTGTCATCAAATCCTGGAGCTGGTGACTTGCTTATGGGATTTCTGGGATCTGTTATTATTTCATTTGCCTTTTCAATGTTCAAACAGAGAAAG CTTGTGAAGAGGCATGCAGCTGAGATTTTCTCAACAGTCATAATATCAACTATTTTCTCTTTGTATTCAACTGCTATTGTAGGACGCATCATTGGGTTAGAACCAACTCTAACCATATCAATCTTACCAAGATGTATAACTGTGGCTTTGGCTCTCAGCATAGTATCCTTGTTTGAAG GTGCAAATTCATCTCTTACTGCAGCTGTGGTGGTCCTCACGGGTCTTGTTGGAGCAAATTTTGTGCAAGCTGTGATGGATAAACTTCGGCTGCATGATCCTATAGCTAGAGGAATAGCAACAGCTTCTAG TGCTCATGGGCTGGGAACAGCAGCATTGTCAGCGAAGGAACCTGAGGCTCTTCC
- the LOC140857118 gene encoding plastidal glycolate/glycerate translocator 1, chloroplastic-like isoform X2 (The sequence of the model RefSeq protein was modified relative to this genomic sequence to represent the inferred CDS: added 97 bases not found in genome assembly), giving the protein MFCVFSVLMFLDYVASSAAMGLTGFFEPATLFIQRWLPLFYVPALVVLPLAVRDIPAASGLKICFILVSVFSPVGGWLASLSVAGYTAITVRRVMKTEMIPAEPMTKPSPFTSVELWVWTAIFISTFILAFIWPTALGTSARTCLPFLLAATVLGYMVGSWLPSNVKKVFHPIICCAFAADLAALAYGYFSRSGMDAVLADYLTKVSSNPGAGDLLMGFLGSVIISFAFSMFKQRKLVKRHAAEIFSTVIISTIFSLYSTAIVGRIIGLEPTLTISILPRCITVALALSIVSLFEGANSSLTAAVVVLTGLVGANFVQAVMDKLRLHDPIARGIATASSAHGLGTAALSAKEPEALPFCAIAYALTGIFGSLLCSIPVVRQSLLFIVK; this is encoded by the exons ATGTTCTGCGTGTTCTCGGTGCTCATGTTCTTGGACTACGTTGCTTCCTCTGCTGCGATGGGCTTGACGGGTTTCTTTGAGCCGGCGACTTTGTTCATCCAGAGGTGGCTTCCGCTGTTTTATGTCCCGGCGCTGGTGGTTTTGCCTCTTGCGGTGAGGGATATCCCGGCGGCTTCGGGGCTTAAGATTTGTTTCATCCTAG TTTCCGTTTTTTCTCCAGTTGGTGGCTGGCTGGCTTCACTTTCTGTTGCAGGGTACACAGCCATTACTGTAAGAAGAGTTATGAAGACAGAAATGATACCTGCAGAACCCATGACGAAACCTTCTCCATTTACCTCGGTTGAGCTTTGGGTTTGGACTGCAATTTTCATTTCAACATTTATTCTTGCATTTATATGGCCAACAGCACTTGGTACAAGTGCGAGAACATGCCTTCCATTCCTTCTTGCTGCTACAGTTTTGGGATACATGGTTGGTTCTTG GTTGCCATCTAATGTGAAGAAGGTGTTCCATCCAATTATCTGCTGTGCATTTGCTGCAGACTTGGCAGCATTGGCATATGGGTACTTCTCACGGTCTGGAATGGATGCTGTTCTAG CTGACTACCTTACCAAAGTGTCATCAAATCCTGGAGCTGGTGACTTGCTTATGGGATTTCTGGGATCTGTTATTATTTCATTTGCCTTTTCAATGTTCAAACAGAGAAAG CTTGTGAAGAGGCATGCAGCTGAGATTTTCTCAACAGTCATAATATCAACTATTTTCTCTTTGTATTCAACTGCTATTGTAGGACGCATCATTGGGTTAGAACCAACTCTAACCATATCAATCTTACCAAGATGTATAACTGTGGCTTTGGCTCTCAGCATAGTATCCTTGTTTGAAG GTGCAAATTCATCTCTTACTGCAGCTGTGGTGGTCCTCACGGGTCTTGTTGGAGCAAATTTTGTGCAAGCTGTGATGGATAAACTTCGGCTGCATGATCCTATAGCTAGAGGAATAGCAACAGCTTCTAG TGCTCATGGGCTGGGAACAGCAGCATTGTCAGCGAAGGAACCTGAGGCTCTTCC